The sequence below is a genomic window from Sulfuracidifex metallicus DSM 6482 = JCM 9184.
ATTGTCCAAACCTCGTCATCTATGTCAATCCCCTTCAGTTGAGTTCCCTTCACTTTCGTCCCTTTACCTACCTCACTCTTAACGTGTTCTAAAATGCTCTGAACCCTCTTATTTGCCTCCTCGTTGTTTCTTTTCTCCTTAGGGTGGTCATCGTTATTATGCGAAGATGCTGTCCCAATTCCTTTACCTTTTGCTATTCCCTCACTTATCCTCTTGAACACTCCCTTCCAAGAAGAGCTTGGGATGACCGGGATTTCCCTTCCTTTCACGGTGTACTTTAACTGGTAAACAGTGGAACCCTCCCTTTCTCCTCCTACTCTGAAGGAGTCTCCTTTGAAGCTTAGCTTGAATAGACGTATCACTTTGTCGGTCATAATCTCACCTTGGATAAAAGTTCTCCCAGGGAACTGAGGGAGAAGGCGAAATTTAGTCCAGCAGTCTTGAGGGGATACATCTCCCCCTTTATTTTTAGCAGTGACCCCTGCATAGCCACCTTCATGAAAGGCTTCGTTCCCCTCAGATCGTCGGAAGTGAACCAACCCGTGTAATTCGTTACCTTCCCGATTCCGGTTTCCACGTCTGTGTAGCAAGGCGAGAGACAGTAAGCCCATCCGTTCTTGGCGTCTGCAAGTTCCAGTTCTCCCTTCCTAGTCAATAGGGCTTCGCCAAACCCTCTATTCTTGGACCTACCAAGCGTGATCCTGATCTCTTCCTTTGGTAATGTGTTGCTTGACAGCGCCCAGAAAGTGGTGGGCATCTTATACTCGTAGTGGTAAAGCATCCCAGACTCCTTGTTCATTGTAACCTTATTAATTGCAACATGGCCTTGAATAATGGAAGGTATCTTTACTTCGCTGTACTCGAATGAGCCATTTCCTAAAGTATTATTAAGGCGAACCACAGTACCCGTCTTAGACTTCAATGAGTCAGTGTCTTTCGTAATTTCCTCGATTTCTCTCCTCTTCCTGTTGATTATGTCCTCAACGTCTCCTTCTATAACAAGGGAGTCTTTCCTCTCAACAAACTCATTTGACTTCCTTCCCTTGGCGAAAACGAAGGGATGAGCCGGAGCTGAATTACTAGGATAGCCGGGAGAAACGAAAATTTCCTCAAGTTCATGGACATCATACCCCTCCTTAATGAGGGCGTCAATCACGGCTCCCCTTAACGTCTGGGACGGGATAAAGTCCTCCGTAGAAAGGAAGTAACTCTTCACGTTTCTGGTGTGTAGAAGTGCAGGAGACATAAGTTTTATCTCAAGGAGTGCATATTTCATTTGAATCACCAAACCCACTTCAATTCTAAGGGAATCTTCTGTGCATCAATCTCCTTCCCGTCCTTAATCACTTTGTCCACGTTAACGTCAACCATTCCTCCTCTACCTAGCCTTAGGAAACGTAAATAATGAAGGGAAGCCAAAGCGAGGCAAAGCTCCTCTTCTCCGCCTACCACCTGAACCGTGAAGGGAAACTCCTCTTCGGGCGGTACAACTTCCTGCTTGAAAAGGGCTGTCTTCTTTGCCGTGCCAGTTTCATCATTTATGTTAACATGAGTAATCACGTGTGTCTTTGGCTTCATTTTTCCGTCTTTATTTGGACCTGAATATACCCTGAGCTTACCTTCGTGATCGGGATACCCAAATAGAGAGCATACGTCGCATGGCTTACCTTGGTGCACTTTCGCTATTCTGGAAGGCTCTATCTCATCACAAGAGGTTCCCCTTACCATTCCGTTTCTGATAGCCCAAGAGATAGAAGTTCTCATTGCTCCTTTCAGAGCGGAAGGAGTTAGTCCTAACTCGTTGAACTGAACGTCGATAAAGTACCCATCAGTACCTATGGTGAACGAACTAACAGTTTTAATTGTTCCTTTAATTAAAAACATGAATCTACCCGTGTTTTTTATTCCTTCACATAACGTATTTAATCACCTTCTTGAAAGAGTTTTATCAGGAAACGCGGAAATTGCGCATAAAGGAAAAACATGTAAGCGCGTAAATGAGACAGAAAAAAGAGAAATGAAGTTAACATTAGGGGGCTTGACTCGCTCTTTTCTCCAAGGTGGAGTTTAGGTTCAATAAGGCTGGTTATTACGTGCATTGCAGTTGTTTTATGGTTTTTTAATGTAGGTCTAACTGTGGTGTTGCTCAACACGATTTGCCCATTCAAGGAATTACTATCCTTGACCTTACTTCTTATCAAGAGCTTTCACCTCTGTCTCCTGCTTCGACTAGCGCAGCCTTGAACATGTAAAACGCGTCAACTAGAGGTATCTGTCCCTCTTTATCCCACCCTTTCAGTAAGGTTAACATCAGCTTGGAAGCTTCTTTATGTCTCGTTGCTTGCCTCATCATGTATATTACAGTATAGTAAGGATCCTTGGTTCTATGGAAGGTCTCCACTATATCCTCCATGACTCTCACGTAGTCCTTGAACGATTTGACCCTCTTTTCGTAATCATCAGGGAAGCTCTTCAGCACTAACTTGAGGTCATCCGACAAGGCCATAATGTCCTTCCAGAAGGAGAAGTTTGTCTTCATCTTGTACATTGCCCTTACCTTTTCTTCCTCTTTTTGATTATGGGTGGAAGATAGGGGGTCAGCGCTCCATTCCCTCTTAATTTCCTCCACTGACGACCGCGTTACCAGCGACGAGGCAAAGAGGAACGTGAGAGTGTTCCTTTCCTGTTCGCTTTTTACTCCTTCTTTATTAGTTGTGCCCATTACGGTCTCTTTTTCTATCTTTCCATCTTCCATTAGCTTGTCAGCTGCATCTATGGCGAACTGAATGGGAGTATCGCTCTTCACCGTTGCAACGCCAACTTTGAAGGACATCCCCAACTTACTCGTCGCTTTCTCCAATGCGTTCATTGTAAGTATCGGTGCAGTCATTGCAGGGCCTATGAGAAGTATATCATCTCCTCCCATGTATTGGACTCCAAGGAGAGTCCTCATTATCATACCCTTGTTTAGTACGCCATCTTTCTCGGCCTCGTCTGCGGCCTCCACAAAGCTCTTCTTAACCCAGTAGTCCACCTTGAAGCTCTTGTCAATGTATTCGCCGAAGTTAAGGGAGCTGCCGAAGTACTCTCCGGCGTCGTTCCCGTCGCTTTTTACAACGGATAAGTAACCTCTAGGAGCCTTAACAGGCTCGTATTTCTTCCCTTCGCCTTCATCTATTATATCTCCAGACAAGTAACTCATAGGAGCGTCCAAGGCTTCCTCTAGAGGGGATATATCAACGGATCCTATCTTAAACGACGCTTTAAGCTTTGAGCTAAATCCCTTGCTCTTTGATATTTCGTGAACTGTTAAACACCTACGACATAGACGCTTCCCTCTATCATCTTTTTTAACAGCAGGATATACTCCACAGCTTTCGCAGACCGCATGTAGACCTGGCGACACAATCTTGAAGGAGGAGGGAGATATCTTTAACCCTTTCACTCCGTCTTTCCCGAAAAGTTCGCTGACCGCTTTATATCCTCTCATCCTGTAGGGATTGTTTCCAATAATTAGGGGGTAGATGAAACTGTTAGACTCACGTCGAGGTCATGCAACAAGGTTACCTTCCTCAATTCCTCCTCTATCCTACTCTCGTTCACGTTAGATGAATCCCTTCTGGTCACGATGAAGGAGTGACCTCCACTACTGACAAGCAAGGAATCCAAGGGGAGATAAGTCTTGTCATACATGCTGTCTATGACCACGAAAGGTATTGTAGTTACACTCATATCAACTAAAGTACTTGCAGCAGACATGTCCCTTAAGTCAGAGAAGAACTTTATAAAGGACTGAACGCCTGGGAAGTTGAACATGTTGAGGTCGGCTATCACGTTCTGAGATGGATTAATATCGTCCTGCCTATTTGACCTCTGTCTCTCCTGTAATTTCTTATAAACTTGTTTGGAACATTCTTCATATTTGTTCTTTAGAAATTTATCTTTCTTCTCTAGTTCGTTAATATAATCCTCAGCTTCACTTGCTTTCTTGTGAAGTGTTTCACGGAAAGGAGAACAATCTTGGATTGAAGAGTATAATTGCTCCAGGTCGCTCCTCTCTATCCTTCCTTCCCCTGACGAGATTAGGTCGCCCTCTATGTTCACCAAGTGATGTTTCCTAGCCCTCTCTTCAGCCTTGCGTAGCACGTCCACTAATCCAGACCTCAACTTTGGGTTAACATCAGTGTTTTTTTGGATCTCGTCAATTAGACCGTCAAAGAAATCTGTTGATGATTCCCAATGCCTCCCGAAATCTGTTAGTTTCCCTATGTCGTGCAGTACTGTCGCTAACCTCAGGAATGGAAGATCCTGGGAGTCAGGGAAGATCGTCCACTCGGCCATGGAGGAAATGGAAAGGTGGGCTGATAACGAGCCTATGTTATTTCCCGGTCTACTGTCTGCTGGAACTGTTATGAGAGCTTCGTACACTGAGTAGATTTTGTCCTGAAATAGAGAAATGAAGCGTAAGAACGGATTTTTATTAGAATTTCCCTTAGCTCCCCAATCTCCTTTCACTACTTCCGTTACCTTGTCAGGGCTTACCTTTCCTTTTATATGCCTCTGCAAGACGTAATTCGCTAACGTTTCAAAGTTGTTGGCATTTTTTGGTACATCTCTTTTATAACGTTCATTTTCTGGTACAACATCTACTGTATAACGTAAAGGAGGAAGCAACATCGGTGCTTTCAACACCAAGGAGATCAGGTCTGACATCGCCAACGCTGCTTCTCTCTCATCTACGTTAAAGTCCTCAAGCATTATACTACTTCCTTTGGAGATTACGTCCTTGAAATTGTTGAAAGCAGTCCTAGTCTTGTTTTCGTCTACCATATCCACTTTTCCAGTGTCAGGATTGTAAACTCCTCTAATCATGTTTATCACCTAATAAAGATCTTGACAGTATGTGAATCAGAAACTCCGAGTTTTCCTCTGTCCACACCATCCTGTCTCCCTGAACTTCCACATTAACTAACTTGAAGCAGTTCCCCTTATCTTCGAGGGTAACGCTTAAATCATTTCTTATACAGAGTTTCAAAATCTCACCTTTCCTCAACTACTCTCACGTGTCCCTTGTGGGCTTCTAGAAATGCCTTCACGTATTTCCCCGTATCCACGTTAGGGACGTTGAACTTAACCCTCCCCCAACTTTGGTTGGTGAACTTGAACCTTCCCATGAGAACTATGCCGTTTCCTCTACCTATCCCTAAGGCGAAGAGTATTGCCCCAACGTCTGCGTCATCATAGTTTCTAACCGTGAAGGATCCAAGAAACTTTGATCCTTTCTCCACGGTTTCATAAGTGGACCCAGTCATGGGAACGAGGTTCACCTTTCCGTCCTGAAACGTTAAATCTGTGAAGGAAACCCTGCTGGCCAATCCCATATTTCCCATTAGATCACACACGAAGCACATCTCACTGTTGTCCTCAAATCTCTCGCTAAATTTCCTCTGGGGACGAAATATGGA
It includes:
- a CDS encoding RAMP superfamily CRISPR-associated protein, with protein sequence MFLIKGTIKTVSSFTIGTDGYFIDVQFNELGLTPSALKGAMRTSISWAIRNGMVRGTSCDEIEPSRIAKVHQGKPCDVCSLFGYPDHEGKLRVYSGPNKDGKMKPKTHVITHVNINDETGTAKKTALFKQEVVPPEEEFPFTVQVVGGEEELCLALASLHYLRFLRLGRGGMVDVNVDKVIKDGKEIDAQKIPLELKWVW
- a CDS encoding RAMP superfamily CRISPR-associated protein, which produces MLNHKVSVKDRNGGKTASFKLEMSVMSDHLHVSSGKSQFEQVTAINDSDVEMFLKTGSLPKEAHAAREFVKFMQTTQGLAIPGGTVKGLVRSRLELLVDCACYTFLATKPSRTVSRVYQSIFRPQRKFSERFEDNSEMCFVCDLMGNMGLASRVSFTDLTFQDGKVNLVPMTGSTYETVEKGSKFLGSFTVRNYDDADVGAILFALGIGRGNGIVLMGRFKFTNQSWGRVKFNVPNVDTGKYVKAFLEAHKGHVRVVEER